Proteins co-encoded in one Medicago truncatula cultivar Jemalong A17 chromosome 8, MtrunA17r5.0-ANR, whole genome shotgun sequence genomic window:
- the LOC25501109 gene encoding TMV resistance protein N isoform X1, which translates to MDVQAFFTYDVFLSFRGSDTRYGVTGYLYKALTDKGIRTFIHDSELQIGDEITPSLFKAIEESRICIIIFSTNYASSSFCLDELTAILYSYEEERNGRVVFPVFYHVESSVIRHGRGSYGDALAKHEERFMKDGVHRVKKWRTSLCKAANLSGYHFTGDGYEHEFIEAIVEYVCKQVTHVVPLHTADADQAVGIEPRVNNVNSLLDLGSDNVLLLGIYGMGGIGKTTIARAVYDSISDQFEGLCFLNNVRDDSDKFGPMHLQETMLYETCGLKIKLGGVNEGIRIIKQRLSKKKVLLVLDDVNKLMQLEVIAGAYDWFGPGSRIIITTREHHLLVMHGVDIIYEVDELSEGESLDLLCRSAFKTNKVDPSYADILKRVFTFTSGLPLALRAVGSYLFGRNINEWESALDLYERIPHNDIQTILRISFDSLEEEEKDIFLDIACFFNGDKLEYVEDILLARYGVSVRYSIRVLIEKSLIYIDKGLVTLHNLVEDMGKEIVRQESPKEPGERSRLWFVNDVVQVLEDNSGSAAIEILFLDFPIHAMNSNGSKGGEVNWDGEALKNMRNLKTLVIRNGSFNQGPTHLPNSLRVLEWWGYPSPSLPNDFHPKKLAMLKLPESCLRISEPIQGVINLTVLDFSYSDWITHIPDVSGLQNLEKIYFKQCENLTRIHESVGLLEKLRILNVVHCKKLSALPPIRLTSLEHLNLSHCSVLESFPEILGKMENLTELHIMGSPIKELPYSIQNLIRLRKLELHICGMVRLPSSIVMLPELSLMCVSKCQRLWFSEQDKGEELESKSSKTEHLTLSYCNISDELLPIGLAWFANVKDLNLSGNNFETLHACIKECPFLRNLKMDYCDNIQEIKGLPWKLESFSAKGCTSLKYMDLAGESHSLRELILDDCVFLREIIGDLPNLNHFSAKNCVSLTSQCTSMLMNQESVEAGNKMFSLPGKKIPDWFALQSREESTAFYFRNKFPAVSVCLVIGHLDEKPIAVNFSPKVFINGNKLSSGNQFVYNFRVATDHILLFDLRLLKFEDNGDALFLDNEWNHVVVSYVDHITDNEVPIRVVSKYSGIHVFNQISGMEDIRFTIPQKTLINATLDSTNSMMVPSQKVRIMTKRPEEDQTVVLSPTLKSIQSPSPTSEVVKGLVPLPTFPVKRPLPDVGEEISENLSDEEVCVTAIQKDLPVIQRCSEGDDVELESISCEEKYSSNTEGSDSDDPFDLVNRKLYDSGMATISSGERSGDASMRSIREAINGLELLMVNDLSEVSSDPAKLSELHQLLDLLSTSSHPKVTVEVKEAIVEFKKNVFLSFQEFQSAAESVNKLKNFERQLAVIQQKTMEGKGQRTDLKNTIKKVSLAMTAEISRKKELEAENATLRIQLDTNERELEQVVLNLKNQEEILSTYSTSCASLNEQARALLKQTDDLLAASSGIKQDGEAAELKQSRIKLTWSIDLTSQLNKMKKTILGFFE; encoded by the exons ATGGATGTGCAAGCTTTCTTCACCTACGATGTGTTCCTCAGTTTCAGAGGTTCAGATACGCGATATGGTGTAACGGGATATCTGTACAAAGCTCTGACTGACAAAGGGATCCGTACCTTCATTCATGATTCGGAGCTTCAAATAGGAGATGAGATCACTCCATCGCTTTTTAAGGCAATCGAAGAGTCTAGGATTTgtataattatattttctacGAACTATGCCTCTTCTAGCTTTTGCTTGGATGAACTCACCGCAATCCTATACAGCTATGAGGAGGAGAGAAATGGTCGTGTGGTTTTTCCAGTGTTTTATCACGTGGAATCTTCTGTTATTCGACACGGGAGAGGAAGTTACGGTGACGCACTCGCTAAGCATGAGGAGCGGTTCATGAAGGATGGCGTGCATAGGGTCAAAAAATGGAGGACTTCGCTGTGCAAAGCGGCTAATCTCTCCGGCTATCATTTCACGGG GGACGGATATGAACATGAATTTATTGAGGCTATTGTTGAGTATGTCTGTAAACAAGTTACTCATGTTGTTCCTTTACATACTGCTGATGCTGATCAAGCTGTTGGAATTGAGCCTCGAGTGAACAACGTAAACTCACTTCTGGATCTTGGTTCTGATAATGTACTCCTATTAGGGATATATGGAATGGGTGGGATAGGCAAAACTACAATTGCTCGAGCTGTTTATGATTCAATCAGCGACCAGTTTGAAGGTCTGTGCTTTCTCAATAATGTTAGAGATGATTCAGATAAATTTGGCCCAATGCATCTCCAAGAGACCATGCTTTATGAGACATGTGGATTGAAGATTAAACTTGGAGGTGTGAATGAGGGAATTAGAATCATTAAGCAGAGGCTCAGCAAGAAAAAGGTTCTTTTGGTTCTTGATGATGTTAACAAATTGATGCAGCTAGAGGTTATTGCAGGAGCATACGATTGGTTTGGTCCTGGAAGCAGGATCATAATTACAACACGGGAACATCATTTGTTAGTAATGCATGGGGTTGATATAATATATGAGGTAGATGAATTAAGTGAAGGAGAATCTCTTGATTTGCTTTGTCGGAGTgctttcaaaacaaacaaagttgATCCAAGTTATGCAGACATTTTGAAACGTGTATTCACTTTTACCTCTGGGCTTCCATTAGCTTTGAGAGCAGTAGGCTCCTACTTGTTTGGCAGAAACATAAATGAATGGGAAAGTGCATTGGATCTGTATGAAAGAATTCCTCACAACGATATCCAAACAATACTCAGGATAAGCTTTGATTCcttggaggaagaagaaaaggataTATTTCTTGATATTGCTTGTTTCTTCAATGGAGATAAGTTAGAATACGTCGAAGATATACTTTTGGCTCGTTATGGTGTATCTGTGCGCTATAGTATTCGTGTATTGATTGAAAAATCTCTCATATACATTGATAAAGGTCTTGTGACATTACATAACCTGGTAGAAGACATGGGTAAAGAAATTGTCCGACAAGAATCACCAAAGGAGCCAGGCGAACGTAGTAGGTTATGGTTTGTCAATGATGTAGTTCAAGTTTTAGAAGACAATTCG ggATCTGCTGCAATTGAAATCTTATTTCTGGATTTTCCCATACATGCAATGAACTCAAATGGATCCAAAGGTGGAGAAGTAAATTGGGATGGAGAAGCTTTAAAGAACATGCGAAACCTCAAAACACTTGTTATTAGAAATGGAAGTTTTAACCAAGGCCCCACACATCTTCCCAATAGTTTAAGAGTGTTGGAATGGTGGGGGTATCCTTCACCATCATTACCAAATGATTTTCATCCAAAGAAACTTGCCATGCTCAAGTTACCTGAAAGTTGCCTAAGGATAAGTGAACCAATTCAG GGGGTCATAAATTTGACAGTTCTGGATTTCAGCTACAGTGATTGGATAACTCATATACCTGATGTATCTGGCCtccaaaatttagaaaaaatatattttaaacaatgTGAAAACTTAACTCGAATTCACGAGTCAGTTGGACTGCTGGAAAAACTTAGAATATTGAATGTTGTTCATTGCAAGAAGCTCAGTGCTTTACCGCCCATCAGATTGACCTCTCTTGAACACCTCAATCTTTCACATTGCTCAGTTCTTGAGAGTTTCCCTGAAATATTGGGGAAGATGGAAAATCTAACAGAGCTTCATATAATGGGTAGTCCTATAAAAGAATTGCCTTATTCAATTCAAAACCTTATTCGGCTTCGAAAGTTAGAACTACACATCTGTGGAATGGTTCGGTTACCAAGTAGCATTGTTATGTTGCCAGAACTTAGTTTGATGTGTGTTTCGAAATGCCAAAGGTTGTGGTTTTCTGAACAGGACAAAGGTGAAGAATTGGAGTCCAAGTCATCAAAGACAGAGCATCTTACTCTGTCATATTGCAACATATCAGATGAGTTACTTCCAATAGGTCTTGCCTGGTTTGCCAATGTGAAAGATTTGAACCTATCAGGGAATAATTTTGAAACTCTTCATGCATGCATCAAAGAGTGTCCCTTTCTGAGGAACCTTAAAATGGATTATTGCGATAATATACAAGAAATTAAAGGGCTACCATGGAAATTAGAATCATTTTCTGCAAAAGGATGCACATCCTTGAAATACATGGACCTGGCAGGAGAAAGTCACTCTTTGAGAGAACTTATTCTAGATGATTGTGTGTTTCTTCGAGAAATTATAGGGGATCTTCCTAACTTGAATCATTTCTCTGCAAAAAACTGTGTATCATTGACTTCCCAATGTACAAGCATGTTAATGAATCAG GAATCGGTAGAAGCTGGAAACAAGATGTTTTCTTTGCCTGGGAAAAAGATACCGGATTGGTTTGCACTACAATCAAGGGAAGAGTCAACCGCTTTCTATTTTCGCAACAAATTCCCTGCAGTATCTGTGTGTCTTGTTATTGGACATCTGGATGAGAAACCTATCGCAGTTAATTTTAGCCCAAAAGTGTTTATCAATGGTAATAAACTATCCTCTGGCAATCAGTTTGTCTACAATTTCAGGGTAGCAACGGATCATATACTTTTATTCGATTTGCGGCTGTTAAAATTTGAAGATAATGGGGATGCATTGTTTTTAGACAATGAGTGGAATCATGTGGTGGTTTCATATGTGGATCATATTACTGACAATGAAGTTCCAATAAGAGTGGTTTCCAAATATAGCGGAATCCATGTATTTAACCAAATAAGTGGAATGGAAGATATCCGATTCACCATTCCCCAGAAAACATTGATAAATGCAACTTTGGATTCTACAAATTCAATGATGGTGCCATCTCAAAAAGTAAGG atCATGACAAAGAGACCCGAGGAAGACCAGACCGTGGTGCTGTCACCCACACTCAAATCAATCCAATCTCCCTCTCCAACTTCTGAAGTCGTAAAAGGCCTTGTCCCTCTACCCACATTTCCAGTTAAGAGGCCTTTGCCAGATGTGGGAGAAGAAATTTCAGAGAATCTTTCAGATGAAGAAGTTTGTGTTACTGCAATTCAAAAAGACCTTCCAGTCATTCAAAGATGTAGTGAAGGCGATGACGTCGAGCTGGAATCCATATCCTGTGAAGAAAAGTATTCTTCAAACACTGAAGGTTCTGACTCAGATGATCCCTTCGACTTGGTTAATAGAAAACTGTATGACAGTGGCATGGCAACCATATCTTCTGGGGAAAGATCTGGAGATGCATCTATGAGATCAATTAGAGAGGCTATTAATGGCTTGGAGCTGTTAATGGTTAACGACTTATCCGAAGTCTCTTCTGATCCCGCCAAACTGTCCGAACTTCATCAGTTGTTGGATCTACTGAGTACAAGTAGCCACCCCAAGGTGACTGTAGAGGTGAAGGAGGCTATTGTAGAGTTCAAGAAAAATGTCTTTTTATCATTCCAAGAATTCCAATCTGCTGCTGAGTCTGTCAACAAactgaagaattttgaaaggcAGCTGGCCGTAATTCAGCAGAAGACTATGGAAGGCAAGGGTCAAAGAACGGACctcaaaaacacaataaaaaaggTTTCTTTGGCCATGACAGCTGAAATTAGTAGGAAGAAGGAGCTAGAGGCAGAGAATGCAACTTTAAGGATACAGCTAGATACCAATGAAAGGGAACTTGAACAAGTTGTGCTGAATCTCAAGAATCAGGAGGAAATACTCTCAACCTATTCAACGAGTTGTGCTTCTCTCAACGAGCAAGCTCGAGCACTATTAAAACAAACTGATGATCTACTTGCAGCAAGCAGTGGGATCAAGCAAGATGGTGAAGCGGCTGAATTAAAGCAAAGTAGAATCAAGTTGACCTGGTCTATTGACCTAACTAGCCAGcttaacaaaatgaaaaaaaccatTCTTGGCTTTTTTGAGTaa
- the LOC25501109 gene encoding TMV resistance protein N isoform X2, producing the protein MDVQAFFTYDVFLSFRGSDTRYGVTGYLYKALTDKGIRTFIHDSELQIGDEITPSLFKAIEESRICIIIFSTNYASSSFCLDELTAILYSYEEERNGRVVFPVFYHVESSVIRHGRGSYGDALAKHEERFMKDGVHRVKKWRTSLCKAANLSGYHFTGDGYEHEFIEAIVEYVCKQVTHVVPLHTADADQAVGIEPRVNNVNSLLDLGSDNVLLLGIYGMGGIGKTTIARAVYDSISDQFEGLCFLNNVRDDSDKFGPMHLQETMLYETCGLKIKLGGVNEGIRIIKQRLSKKKVLLVLDDVNKLMQLEVIAGAYDWFGPGSRIIITTREHHLLVMHGVDIIYEVDELSEGESLDLLCRSAFKTNKVDPSYADILKRVFTFTSGLPLALRAVGSYLFGRNINEWESALDLYERIPHNDIQTILRISFDSLEEEEKDIFLDIACFFNGDKLEYVEDILLARYGVSVRYSIRVLIEKSLIYIDKGLVTLHNLVEDMGKEIVRQESPKEPGERSRLWFVNDVVQVLEDNSGSAAIEILFLDFPIHAMNSNGSKGGEVNWDGEALKNMRNLKTLVIRNGSFNQGPTHLPNSLRVLEWWGYPSPSLPNDFHPKKLAMLKLPESCLRISEPIQGVINLTVLDFSYSDWITHIPDVSGLQNLEKIYFKQCENLTRIHESVGLLEKLRILNVVHCKKLSALPPIRLTSLEHLNLSHCSVLESFPEILGKMENLTELHIMGSPIKELPYSIQNLIRLRKLELHICGMVRLPSSIVMLPELSLMCVSKCQRLWFSEQDKGEELESKSSKTEHLTLSYCNISDELLPIGLAWFANVKDLNLSGNNFETLHACIKECPFLRNLKMDYCDNIQEIKGLPWKLESFSAKGCTSLKYMDLAGESHSLRELILDDCVFLREIIGDLPNLNHFSAKNCVSLTSQCTSMLMNQESVEAGNKMFSLPGKKIPDWFALQSREESTAFYFRNKFPAVSVCLVIGHLDEKPIAVNFSPKVFINGNKLSSGNQFVYNFRVATDHILLFDLRLLKFEDNGDALFLDNEWNHVVVSYVDHITDNEVPIRVVSKYSGIHVFNQISGMEDIRFTIPQKTLINATLDSTNSMMVPSQKIMTKRPEEDQTVVLSPTLKSIQSPSPTSEVVKGLVPLPTFPVKRPLPDVGEEISENLSDEEVCVTAIQKDLPVIQRCSEGDDVELESISCEEKYSSNTEGSDSDDPFDLVNRKLYDSGMATISSGERSGDASMRSIREAINGLELLMVNDLSEVSSDPAKLSELHQLLDLLSTSSHPKVTVEVKEAIVEFKKNVFLSFQEFQSAAESVNKLKNFERQLAVIQQKTMEGKGQRTDLKNTIKKVSLAMTAEISRKKELEAENATLRIQLDTNERELEQVVLNLKNQEEILSTYSTSCASLNEQARALLKQTDDLLAASSGIKQDGEAAELKQSRIKLTWSIDLTSQLNKMKKTILGFFE; encoded by the exons ATGGATGTGCAAGCTTTCTTCACCTACGATGTGTTCCTCAGTTTCAGAGGTTCAGATACGCGATATGGTGTAACGGGATATCTGTACAAAGCTCTGACTGACAAAGGGATCCGTACCTTCATTCATGATTCGGAGCTTCAAATAGGAGATGAGATCACTCCATCGCTTTTTAAGGCAATCGAAGAGTCTAGGATTTgtataattatattttctacGAACTATGCCTCTTCTAGCTTTTGCTTGGATGAACTCACCGCAATCCTATACAGCTATGAGGAGGAGAGAAATGGTCGTGTGGTTTTTCCAGTGTTTTATCACGTGGAATCTTCTGTTATTCGACACGGGAGAGGAAGTTACGGTGACGCACTCGCTAAGCATGAGGAGCGGTTCATGAAGGATGGCGTGCATAGGGTCAAAAAATGGAGGACTTCGCTGTGCAAAGCGGCTAATCTCTCCGGCTATCATTTCACGGG GGACGGATATGAACATGAATTTATTGAGGCTATTGTTGAGTATGTCTGTAAACAAGTTACTCATGTTGTTCCTTTACATACTGCTGATGCTGATCAAGCTGTTGGAATTGAGCCTCGAGTGAACAACGTAAACTCACTTCTGGATCTTGGTTCTGATAATGTACTCCTATTAGGGATATATGGAATGGGTGGGATAGGCAAAACTACAATTGCTCGAGCTGTTTATGATTCAATCAGCGACCAGTTTGAAGGTCTGTGCTTTCTCAATAATGTTAGAGATGATTCAGATAAATTTGGCCCAATGCATCTCCAAGAGACCATGCTTTATGAGACATGTGGATTGAAGATTAAACTTGGAGGTGTGAATGAGGGAATTAGAATCATTAAGCAGAGGCTCAGCAAGAAAAAGGTTCTTTTGGTTCTTGATGATGTTAACAAATTGATGCAGCTAGAGGTTATTGCAGGAGCATACGATTGGTTTGGTCCTGGAAGCAGGATCATAATTACAACACGGGAACATCATTTGTTAGTAATGCATGGGGTTGATATAATATATGAGGTAGATGAATTAAGTGAAGGAGAATCTCTTGATTTGCTTTGTCGGAGTgctttcaaaacaaacaaagttgATCCAAGTTATGCAGACATTTTGAAACGTGTATTCACTTTTACCTCTGGGCTTCCATTAGCTTTGAGAGCAGTAGGCTCCTACTTGTTTGGCAGAAACATAAATGAATGGGAAAGTGCATTGGATCTGTATGAAAGAATTCCTCACAACGATATCCAAACAATACTCAGGATAAGCTTTGATTCcttggaggaagaagaaaaggataTATTTCTTGATATTGCTTGTTTCTTCAATGGAGATAAGTTAGAATACGTCGAAGATATACTTTTGGCTCGTTATGGTGTATCTGTGCGCTATAGTATTCGTGTATTGATTGAAAAATCTCTCATATACATTGATAAAGGTCTTGTGACATTACATAACCTGGTAGAAGACATGGGTAAAGAAATTGTCCGACAAGAATCACCAAAGGAGCCAGGCGAACGTAGTAGGTTATGGTTTGTCAATGATGTAGTTCAAGTTTTAGAAGACAATTCG ggATCTGCTGCAATTGAAATCTTATTTCTGGATTTTCCCATACATGCAATGAACTCAAATGGATCCAAAGGTGGAGAAGTAAATTGGGATGGAGAAGCTTTAAAGAACATGCGAAACCTCAAAACACTTGTTATTAGAAATGGAAGTTTTAACCAAGGCCCCACACATCTTCCCAATAGTTTAAGAGTGTTGGAATGGTGGGGGTATCCTTCACCATCATTACCAAATGATTTTCATCCAAAGAAACTTGCCATGCTCAAGTTACCTGAAAGTTGCCTAAGGATAAGTGAACCAATTCAG GGGGTCATAAATTTGACAGTTCTGGATTTCAGCTACAGTGATTGGATAACTCATATACCTGATGTATCTGGCCtccaaaatttagaaaaaatatattttaaacaatgTGAAAACTTAACTCGAATTCACGAGTCAGTTGGACTGCTGGAAAAACTTAGAATATTGAATGTTGTTCATTGCAAGAAGCTCAGTGCTTTACCGCCCATCAGATTGACCTCTCTTGAACACCTCAATCTTTCACATTGCTCAGTTCTTGAGAGTTTCCCTGAAATATTGGGGAAGATGGAAAATCTAACAGAGCTTCATATAATGGGTAGTCCTATAAAAGAATTGCCTTATTCAATTCAAAACCTTATTCGGCTTCGAAAGTTAGAACTACACATCTGTGGAATGGTTCGGTTACCAAGTAGCATTGTTATGTTGCCAGAACTTAGTTTGATGTGTGTTTCGAAATGCCAAAGGTTGTGGTTTTCTGAACAGGACAAAGGTGAAGAATTGGAGTCCAAGTCATCAAAGACAGAGCATCTTACTCTGTCATATTGCAACATATCAGATGAGTTACTTCCAATAGGTCTTGCCTGGTTTGCCAATGTGAAAGATTTGAACCTATCAGGGAATAATTTTGAAACTCTTCATGCATGCATCAAAGAGTGTCCCTTTCTGAGGAACCTTAAAATGGATTATTGCGATAATATACAAGAAATTAAAGGGCTACCATGGAAATTAGAATCATTTTCTGCAAAAGGATGCACATCCTTGAAATACATGGACCTGGCAGGAGAAAGTCACTCTTTGAGAGAACTTATTCTAGATGATTGTGTGTTTCTTCGAGAAATTATAGGGGATCTTCCTAACTTGAATCATTTCTCTGCAAAAAACTGTGTATCATTGACTTCCCAATGTACAAGCATGTTAATGAATCAG GAATCGGTAGAAGCTGGAAACAAGATGTTTTCTTTGCCTGGGAAAAAGATACCGGATTGGTTTGCACTACAATCAAGGGAAGAGTCAACCGCTTTCTATTTTCGCAACAAATTCCCTGCAGTATCTGTGTGTCTTGTTATTGGACATCTGGATGAGAAACCTATCGCAGTTAATTTTAGCCCAAAAGTGTTTATCAATGGTAATAAACTATCCTCTGGCAATCAGTTTGTCTACAATTTCAGGGTAGCAACGGATCATATACTTTTATTCGATTTGCGGCTGTTAAAATTTGAAGATAATGGGGATGCATTGTTTTTAGACAATGAGTGGAATCATGTGGTGGTTTCATATGTGGATCATATTACTGACAATGAAGTTCCAATAAGAGTGGTTTCCAAATATAGCGGAATCCATGTATTTAACCAAATAAGTGGAATGGAAGATATCCGATTCACCATTCCCCAGAAAACATTGATAAATGCAACTTTGGATTCTACAAATTCAATGATGGTGCCATCTCAAAAA atCATGACAAAGAGACCCGAGGAAGACCAGACCGTGGTGCTGTCACCCACACTCAAATCAATCCAATCTCCCTCTCCAACTTCTGAAGTCGTAAAAGGCCTTGTCCCTCTACCCACATTTCCAGTTAAGAGGCCTTTGCCAGATGTGGGAGAAGAAATTTCAGAGAATCTTTCAGATGAAGAAGTTTGTGTTACTGCAATTCAAAAAGACCTTCCAGTCATTCAAAGATGTAGTGAAGGCGATGACGTCGAGCTGGAATCCATATCCTGTGAAGAAAAGTATTCTTCAAACACTGAAGGTTCTGACTCAGATGATCCCTTCGACTTGGTTAATAGAAAACTGTATGACAGTGGCATGGCAACCATATCTTCTGGGGAAAGATCTGGAGATGCATCTATGAGATCAATTAGAGAGGCTATTAATGGCTTGGAGCTGTTAATGGTTAACGACTTATCCGAAGTCTCTTCTGATCCCGCCAAACTGTCCGAACTTCATCAGTTGTTGGATCTACTGAGTACAAGTAGCCACCCCAAGGTGACTGTAGAGGTGAAGGAGGCTATTGTAGAGTTCAAGAAAAATGTCTTTTTATCATTCCAAGAATTCCAATCTGCTGCTGAGTCTGTCAACAAactgaagaattttgaaaggcAGCTGGCCGTAATTCAGCAGAAGACTATGGAAGGCAAGGGTCAAAGAACGGACctcaaaaacacaataaaaaaggTTTCTTTGGCCATGACAGCTGAAATTAGTAGGAAGAAGGAGCTAGAGGCAGAGAATGCAACTTTAAGGATACAGCTAGATACCAATGAAAGGGAACTTGAACAAGTTGTGCTGAATCTCAAGAATCAGGAGGAAATACTCTCAACCTATTCAACGAGTTGTGCTTCTCTCAACGAGCAAGCTCGAGCACTATTAAAACAAACTGATGATCTACTTGCAGCAAGCAGTGGGATCAAGCAAGATGGTGAAGCGGCTGAATTAAAGCAAAGTAGAATCAAGTTGACCTGGTCTATTGACCTAACTAGCCAGcttaacaaaatgaaaaaaaccatTCTTGGCTTTTTTGAGTaa